In a genomic window of Sulfurimonas denitrificans DSM 1251:
- a CDS encoding efflux RND transporter periplasmic adaptor subunit translates to MKIIFLIMLIFALGESKTIEQTFNIKSIKPKIQTQKISKTYYATTSYNESKIYEVSIRFDGFIENLGANELYKKVKKGDKLFDIYSKEIYTLKKELASTKNFPTLNSTILEKLKLYELDEKAISSTAQTIPLYSKFNGDIIEKNILEGSYAKAGTTLLKIADSSNMWIIAKVYQRDFEFIKQGMSASVEIEGFSEPRVAKVSKIYPKINKDDLTFNVRVDLDNAQAKITPDMFAKVSFSNVTTSLLSLPKDAVIKRGDKFYVFKKVSLTEYEPQEVEVRYAGGFYQILGGVDESSEVAQNALFLLDSDAVTNGSYMSEKW, encoded by the coding sequence ATGAAAATCATATTTTTAATCATGCTGATATTTGCTCTTGGTGAGTCAAAAACAATTGAGCAAACTTTTAACATAAAGAGTATAAAACCAAAAATACAGACTCAAAAAATATCTAAAACATACTACGCTACAACCTCTTACAATGAGAGTAAAATTTATGAAGTAAGTATAAGATTTGATGGTTTTATAGAAAATTTAGGAGCAAATGAGCTCTATAAAAAGGTTAAAAAAGGAGACAAACTTTTTGATATCTATTCAAAAGAGATATACACACTAAAAAAAGAGCTTGCCTCTACAAAAAATTTTCCGACTCTTAACTCAACTATTTTAGAGAAGTTAAAACTCTATGAATTGGATGAAAAAGCAATCTCCTCTACAGCCCAAACTATACCGCTATATAGTAAGTTCAATGGAGATATAATAGAAAAAAACATACTTGAGGGCTCTTATGCAAAAGCTGGCACAACACTCTTAAAAATCGCTGATAGTTCTAACATGTGGATTATTGCAAAAGTGTATCAGAGAGACTTTGAATTTATAAAACAGGGTATGAGTGCTAGTGTTGAGATAGAGGGTTTTAGCGAGCCAAGAGTTGCTAAGGTTTCTAAAATTTATCCAAAAATCAACAAAGATGATTTGACATTTAATGTAAGAGTAGATTTGGATAATGCTCAAGCTAAAATAACACCTGATATGTTTGCAAAGGTAAGTTTTTCTAATGTAACAACTTCTTTGCTCTCCCTGCCAAAAGATGCGGTTATAAAAAGAGGAGATAAATTTTATGTCTTTAAAAAGGTATCCCTAACTGAGTATGAGCCACAAGAGGTGGAAGTTCGGTATGCGGGTGGGTTTTATCAGATATTAGGTGGAGTAGATGAGAGTAGCGAGGTAGCCCAAAATGCTCTCTTCTTGCTTGATAGTGATGCAGTTACTAACGGCTCATACATGAGCGAAAAGTGGTAG
- a CDS encoding response regulator transcription factor, which produces MKILLLEDDVILSEILYEHLSEKGYDVSSAYDGEDAYEKIINSRFDFMLFDVNVPLLNGFELLRLLGEQHVNIPTIFITSLDSAHDLKRGFDLGCDDYLKKPFDLVELDARINHLLRVHNLNSLHVVIDAKSYLDKLTYELVKGEQRVKLSKKDFEIIEYFLSHRERIISHDELAANIWLDSETPSDSTLRTYIKNIRIYLGKDFITTIKGVGYRVNI; this is translated from the coding sequence ATGAAGATTTTACTATTAGAAGATGATGTTATTTTATCTGAAATACTCTATGAGCACTTAAGTGAAAAAGGTTATGATGTCTCATCAGCTTATGATGGCGAGGATGCTTATGAGAAGATTATAAATAGCCGTTTTGACTTTATGCTCTTTGATGTAAATGTTCCACTTTTAAATGGATTTGAGTTGCTAAGACTCTTGGGAGAGCAACATGTAAACATACCGACTATTTTTATCACATCATTAGATTCTGCACATGATTTAAAAAGAGGGTTTGATTTGGGTTGTGATGATTATCTTAAAAAACCTTTTGATTTAGTAGAACTTGATGCGAGGATAAATCATCTCTTAAGAGTGCACAACTTAAACTCTTTACATGTAGTAATAGACGCTAAAAGTTATCTTGACAAACTTACTTATGAACTTGTAAAGGGTGAGCAAAGAGTAAAACTATCAAAAAAAGATTTTGAAATCATAGAGTATTTTTTATCGCACAGAGAGAGGATAATCTCACATGATGAGCTCGCAGCAAATATTTGGCTTGATTCTGAAACACCATCAGATTCAACACTTAGAACTTACATAAAAAACATCAGAATATATCTTGGAAAAGATTTTATAACTACTATAAAAGGAGTCGGTTATAGAGTTAACATCTAG
- a CDS encoding sensor histidine kinase — MQNIALSISSKIISSYMHSEELHVEAVDGYEIALYSIDKEPIAGEFSGVKFVQGFYEDGEFDYFVDLTPQLHHGVKYLVLKSKNANEQILKLIKNTLFIAIFSVILVVVVGYFLTKMFLKPIQNERIKFDKFIKDSTHELNTPITAILMSIDRLKKENIDEKILSRVQISAKRVQKIYSDLTYLLMDNKSQETKKLNIKSMIESELTLYEDLASKKSLTIEKELEDLFFSIDEVSAQRLFSNLLSNAIKYNKHGGVIEIKLKNGELIISNSGIGIKKELQDKIFDRFYRANDYEGGFGIGLDIVKRVCSRYSIDIKISSKESSKTTIKLKF, encoded by the coding sequence ATGCAAAATATAGCACTAAGTATCTCTTCTAAAATAATCTCATCTTACATGCACTCAGAAGAGTTACATGTAGAGGCTGTAGATGGATATGAGATAGCTCTTTATAGCATAGATAAGGAGCCAATAGCTGGAGAATTTTCTGGTGTTAAATTTGTACAGGGTTTTTATGAAGATGGAGAGTTTGATTACTTTGTAGATCTTACTCCACAACTTCATCATGGCGTAAAGTATCTAGTACTAAAGAGTAAAAATGCAAATGAGCAGATTTTAAAACTGATAAAAAACACTCTCTTTATTGCCATATTTTCTGTTATTTTGGTTGTAGTTGTTGGTTACTTTTTAACAAAGATGTTTTTAAAACCTATACAAAATGAGAGAATAAAATTTGATAAGTTTATAAAAGATTCTACTCATGAGCTAAACACTCCAATTACTGCTATTTTAATGAGCATTGATAGGTTAAAGAAAGAAAATATTGATGAGAAAATTTTAAGTCGTGTTCAAATAAGTGCAAAAAGAGTGCAAAAAATATACTCAGATTTGACATACCTTCTTATGGATAACAAAAGTCAAGAGACAAAAAAGCTAAATATAAAGAGTATGATAGAGAGCGAACTGACACTCTATGAAGATTTGGCGAGTAAAAAATCACTCACAATAGAAAAAGAGTTAGAAGATTTGTTTTTTAGTATTGATGAGGTAAGTGCGCAAAGGTTGTTTAGCAATCTGCTCTCAAATGCAATAAAATACAATAAGCACGGCGGAGTAATTGAGATAAAGCTTAAAAATGGGGAGTTAATTATCAGTAACAGCGGCATAGGGATAAAAAAAGAGCTGCAAGATAAAATTTTTGATAGATTTTACAGAGCCAATGATTACGAGGGTGGCTTTGGAATAGGGCTCGATATTGTCAAAAGAGTTTGTAGTAGATATAGTATTGATATAAAGATCTCTTCAAAAGAGAGTTCGAAAACAACCATAAAACTAAAGTTTTAA
- a CDS encoding hybrid sensor histidine kinase/response regulator, with the protein MDEKQTILIVDDKEENIGTLNKLLQKYNLLSASDDKDAIEILFGENEIDLILLNITMLKSDGCEVCKTLKNSPKTYHIPIIFLSSKHTQEDIQKGFDAGGVDYISKPFHPDELLSRVSTHLALRAYEKNLECRVQEEIQKNKFKEQMMYQQSKQAALGELLMHISYQWKQPLASLLSITKKNRQKILSLDSFDKDDFLESLKKSKDILEFMSETIDTFQNFYKPSYDTKEFSLSDTILEILTIVEGTFYFDDIKIYIISHERDTVFGNQNEFSQVVFTILNNAREIFKLRDTINPEIHISVNNKKVSISDNGGGIRGESFDNIFSYDNDMNNELHLGLYLSKILVEKNGGVITAANSKNGATFTIEFLTWM; encoded by the coding sequence ATGGATGAAAAACAGACAATATTAATAGTAGATGACAAAGAAGAAAATATTGGCACTTTGAATAAATTGCTTCAAAAATACAACTTGCTAAGCGCTTCTGATGATAAAGATGCAATTGAGATACTATTTGGTGAAAATGAGATAGATTTAATTCTCTTAAATATCACAATGCTAAAGAGTGATGGTTGTGAAGTTTGCAAAACTTTAAAAAATTCTCCAAAAACATACCATATTCCAATTATTTTTTTAAGTTCTAAACATACACAAGAGGATATTCAAAAAGGGTTTGATGCGGGAGGCGTTGACTATATCAGTAAACCATTTCATCCAGATGAACTTCTCTCAAGAGTTTCTACACATCTTGCATTGAGGGCTTATGAGAAAAATTTAGAGTGCAGAGTTCAAGAAGAGATACAAAAGAACAAATTTAAAGAGCAGATGATGTATCAACAATCTAAACAAGCTGCTCTTGGTGAACTTTTGATGCATATCTCATATCAATGGAAGCAACCTCTTGCATCTCTTTTATCTATAACTAAAAAAAACAGACAAAAAATACTCTCTTTGGACTCTTTTGACAAAGATGACTTTTTAGAGTCGTTAAAAAAGTCAAAAGATATACTAGAGTTTATGTCTGAAACAATAGATACCTTTCAAAATTTCTATAAACCCTCATACGACACAAAAGAGTTCTCTCTCTCCGATACCATATTAGAGATTCTCACAATTGTTGAGGGAACTTTCTACTTTGATGACATAAAAATTTATATTATCTCACATGAGAGAGATACTGTTTTTGGAAATCAAAATGAGTTCTCTCAAGTAGTATTTACTATTTTAAATAATGCAAGAGAGATTTTTAAACTCAGAGATACAATAAACCCAGAGATACATATCTCTGTTAATAATAAGAAAGTATCCATCAGTGATAACGGTGGTGGAATCAGGGGAGAATCTTTTGATAATATATTTTCATACGACAACGATATGAACAATGAGTTGCATTTAGGTCTTTATCTATCAAAAATCTTAGTTGAGAAAAACGGCGGAGTTATAACTGCGGCAAATTCTAAAAATGGTGCTACTTTTACCATAGAGTTTTTAACTTGGATGTAG
- the hisG gene encoding ATP phosphoribosyltransferase, translated as MLTVALPKGRIAQETLEIFETLFGDGFAFDDRKLILETPKFRFLLVRNQDVATYVFHQAADIGVVGLDTLEEQGLDVIRLLDLKRGICKVAIGMKKGEKFDLNKPEIKVASKMVNITKRYFEERAVSVDIIKLYGSIELAPLIGLADMIVDVVETGSTMKQNGLEVVEDIMTSSTYLIANKNSYIAKKDEVLDIYEKIKSVIDAEQKIK; from the coding sequence ATGCTAACAGTTGCACTTCCAAAAGGGCGCATTGCGCAAGAGACTTTAGAGATTTTTGAGACTCTATTTGGTGATGGGTTTGCGTTTGATGATAGAAAATTAATCCTAGAGACTCCAAAATTTCGCTTTTTGCTTGTTAGAAATCAAGATGTTGCTACCTATGTTTTTCATCAAGCAGCTGATATCGGAGTTGTGGGGCTTGACACCTTAGAAGAGCAGGGACTTGATGTAATTCGTCTGCTTGATTTAAAACGTGGTATCTGCAAAGTTGCTATTGGAATGAAAAAGGGCGAGAAATTTGACCTTAACAAACCAGAGATAAAAGTCGCTTCAAAGATGGTAAATATTACAAAACGCTACTTTGAAGAGCGCGCTGTCTCAGTTGATATCATCAAACTATATGGCTCAATAGAACTAGCTCCTCTTATAGGTCTTGCTGATATGATTGTCGATGTTGTAGAGACTGGCTCAACTATGAAGCAAAATGGACTTGAAGTTGTAGAGGATATCATGACTTCATCAACTTATCTTATTGCAAATAAAAACAGCTACATCGCTAAAAAAGATGAAGTTCTTGATATCTATGAGAAGATTAAGAGCGTAATTGATGCGGAGCAAAAAATAAAATGA
- a CDS encoding class I SAM-dependent methyltransferase gives MKICKICSNKTTKIVDTKSSKEYYKCATCNYIALDERFYVDEVRQRAHYDKHHNTLESLGYVKMFEDLVCEFVLPYREEIKTSLDFGCGEGEVLPIVLEREGIFCDRYDLHYFPKKIYKDKEYDLILSTEVFEHLQNPLELFAELLLHVRQGGYLLLMSAFHPSSDEEFLKWWYIRDITHIGFFDLNTLSYLSEKFELEIVKHNFKNSILFKKK, from the coding sequence ATGAAAATATGTAAAATTTGTAGTAACAAAACTACTAAAATTGTAGATACAAAAAGTTCTAAAGAGTATTATAAATGCGCTACATGTAATTATATAGCGCTTGATGAGAGATTCTACGTCGATGAAGTGCGCCAGAGGGCTCATTATGATAAGCATCATAATACACTTGAGTCCCTTGGTTATGTAAAAATGTTTGAAGATTTAGTTTGTGAGTTTGTTCTGCCATATAGAGAAGAGATAAAAACTTCATTAGATTTTGGATGTGGAGAGGGCGAGGTTTTACCCATTGTTTTAGAGAGAGAAGGCATCTTTTGTGATAGATATGATTTGCACTATTTTCCTAAAAAAATATATAAAGACAAAGAGTATGACTTAATTCTCTCAACAGAAGTTTTTGAGCATTTACAAAACCCTCTTGAGCTTTTTGCTGAACTACTCTTACATGTAAGGCAAGGTGGTTATCTTCTGCTTATGAGTGCATTTCATCCTAGTAGTGATGAGGAGTTTTTAAAGTGGTGGTATATTAGAGATATCACTCATATAGGTTTTTTTGATTTGAATACACTCTCTTACCTGTCAGAGAAGTTTGAACTTGAGATAGTTAAGCATAACTTTAAGAATAGTATCCTATTTAAAAAAAAGTGA
- a CDS encoding type III pantothenate kinase gives MENSVMLLCDIGNTTYHFFDENSSYKEDAKLFNPSSIKREVFYICVNSSVKERLSLLDNWIDLSLHVDMSRYYKTMGIDRIMACEAIESGVVVDAGSAITVDIIKNGNFEGGFIYAGVKAMNECYKNISAQLEYSFNFELDLDKMPKNSRDAISYGYLGLLYKEVASYGMKIYLTGGDAGQFSKLFLNSDVDELLLFKGMKNIMKKANLC, from the coding sequence TTGGAAAATTCAGTAATGCTTCTTTGTGATATTGGAAATACAACTTATCATTTTTTTGATGAAAACTCATCATACAAAGAGGATGCAAAACTCTTTAATCCATCATCCATAAAGAGAGAAGTTTTTTATATATGTGTAAATTCCAGTGTAAAAGAGCGCCTATCTTTGCTAGATAATTGGATTGATTTATCGCTACATGTAGATATGAGCAGATACTATAAAACAATGGGAATAGATAGAATTATGGCTTGTGAAGCGATAGAGAGTGGCGTGGTTGTAGATGCGGGCAGTGCTATTACTGTAGATATCATAAAAAATGGAAACTTTGAGGGCGGTTTTATATATGCTGGAGTTAAAGCCATGAATGAGTGTTATAAAAATATCTCCGCTCAACTTGAGTACTCATTTAACTTTGAGCTTGATTTGGATAAAATGCCGAAAAATTCTCGTGATGCCATAAGTTATGGATACCTTGGGCTTCTTTATAAAGAGGTTGCCTCTTATGGTATGAAAATATATCTTACAGGCGGAGATGCAGGGCAGTTTAGTAAACTTTTTTTAAACTCAGATGTAGATGAGTTACTGCTTTTTAAGGGGATGAAAAATATTATGAAAAAGGCGAATTTATGCTAA
- a CDS encoding class I SAM-dependent DNA methyltransferase gives MTNLDLYAKAEHLLGIEEATEALYDLYRSELDSYSVKTLLDVGCGRGGFMKRMISDGVTCRGVDLSSVMVEECKANGLDAQCIDISKVDAKYDAIVAIFDVLNFLNEEELLKFLDEISLRLSDDGVFIADINTLYGFKDVAEGSMSSENEREFLVVDAIFEDDKLFTKFTMFEMCEDERYKRYQDTIVQYFHKLKIFEKQKSLKLIDKQTFSLYDTKDKTLLIFKKA, from the coding sequence ATGACAAACCTTGACCTTTATGCAAAAGCTGAACATCTCTTAGGTATAGAAGAAGCGACTGAAGCACTATATGATTTGTACCGTTCAGAGCTAGATAGTTACAGCGTTAAAACACTTTTAGATGTTGGATGTGGTCGTGGCGGTTTTATGAAGCGTATGATAAGCGATGGCGTTACATGTAGAGGAGTTGATCTTAGCTCAGTTATGGTTGAAGAGTGCAAGGCAAACGGTTTAGATGCTCAGTGTATTGATATATCAAAAGTTGATGCAAAATATGATGCAATCGTGGCTATCTTTGATGTATTGAATTTTTTAAACGAAGAGGAACTGTTAAAGTTTTTAGATGAAATCTCTCTTAGGCTAAGTGATGATGGAGTTTTCATCGCAGATATTAACACGCTTTATGGCTTTAAGGATGTCGCAGAGGGGAGCATGAGCAGTGAAAACGAGAGAGAGTTTTTAGTAGTTGATGCAATTTTTGAAGATGATAAGCTCTTTACAAAATTTACCATGTTTGAGATGTGTGAAGATGAGAGATATAAAAGGTATCAAGACACCATAGTACAATATTTTCACAAACTAAAAATCTTTGAAAAGCAGAAATCTTTAAAGCTCATAGATAAGCAGACTTTCTCTTTATATGATACAAAAGATAAAACACTTCTTATCTTTAAAAAGGCTTAG
- a CDS encoding HD-GYP domain-containing protein, with amino-acid sequence MKIIKTKLDYSHSYIQFDINTISVDQIVPFDIYIKKDNDYVIIIEAGTYISETLWSKLKNHEALYISTSDEDKQILSCKSLRYYIRHNRENHQKRVALLYDVTSKLFNVFIKSQDNKIDPDCTELIIKSIIFLIKYDEYFIKNTMTYLRDEDLLEYHSLHVAIYSLALGHALKYSEIQLIKLGVAALLHDIGLKKIDTNIITKEAKLSAQESQAVQKHCNYSVEIIKQNKILDPYIIDAIMHHHERYDGTGYPNQLTKENISDFAAIIGICDVFDALTSHRPHRKSLSSFEALKLMMKDSEMINQFNQKYLLISLKMLSKGHT; translated from the coding sequence ATGAAAATTATTAAAACTAAACTAGACTACTCACATAGTTATATACAATTTGACATTAATACTATCTCCGTTGATCAGATTGTACCTTTTGATATTTATATTAAAAAAGATAATGATTATGTAATAATTATTGAAGCTGGCACATACATAAGTGAGACTCTTTGGAGTAAACTTAAAAACCATGAGGCATTATATATTTCTACCTCAGATGAAGATAAACAGATACTCTCATGTAAAAGTCTAAGGTACTACATACGTCACAACAGAGAGAATCACCAAAAAAGAGTTGCTCTTCTTTATGATGTAACTTCTAAGCTCTTTAATGTTTTTATCAAGAGCCAAGATAATAAAATAGACCCTGATTGCACTGAATTAATTATAAAATCAATTATTTTTCTAATTAAATATGATGAATATTTTATAAAAAACACTATGACATATTTACGAGATGAAGATCTCTTAGAGTATCACTCATTACATGTTGCCATCTACTCTCTTGCCTTAGGACATGCGCTTAAATATTCAGAGATTCAGCTCATTAAATTGGGTGTTGCAGCACTTCTTCATGATATTGGTCTTAAAAAAATTGATACTAATATTATTACAAAAGAGGCAAAACTTAGCGCTCAAGAGAGTCAAGCAGTGCAAAAACATTGTAACTACAGTGTTGAAATCATAAAGCAGAATAAAATCTTAGATCCATACATAATAGATGCCATTATGCATCATCATGAACGCTATGATGGAACTGGTTATCCAAACCAATTAACAAAAGAAAACATTAGTGATTTTGCTGCCATTATAGGGATTTGTGATGTTTTTGACGCACTTACAAGCCACAGACCACACAGAAAAAGTCTCTCATCTTTTGAGGCTCTTAAGTTAATGATGAAAGATTCTGAGATGATTAATCAGTTCAATCAAAAATATCTTCTCATAAGCCTTAAAATGTTATCAAAAGGGCATACATAA
- a CDS encoding efflux RND transporter permease subunit codes for MVEKVIDFSSKNIFLVLILSAILTFVSIFSLKNISLDALPDLSPPQVILQVSYEGQSPKIIEEQVSYPLISSLMSLPNIKTIRAMSSFQNALIYIIFKDDTDIYAARSRILEQLSSILPTLPEGAKVSMGPDATGVGWAYQYILKSNKLNLSELRDYQDYYLKYGLLGVDGVSEVAAVGGFVKNYQLLIDQDKMVKYDIGIDEIINALKKNNQDKGGGVLLENGYENIIQARGYLTSLEDMKNITLKVNGVTPLRLLDIGEVVETPQSRRGVADFNGEGEVVGGIVLVRYKENTYEVIKKIKAKIETLKSEDVEIITTYDRSKLIDKAIDTLKNTLLEESIIVIIITTLFLFHFRSALVVIIVLPMTILLTFWLMSLFEIGSNIMSLGGIAIAIGAMVDASIVMIENAHKHLSKSDGTKSRVEIIIDSSKQVGRPIFFALILIVVSFLPIFALEGQEARLFSPLAYTKTFAMLIGALLSITLVPVLMILFIKGDIKKEESNYINRFFIFLYTPLLKLFLKLKYLVFVFLVIGIAYIYPLYNAQKWEFMPQLNEQDFMYMPVTPYGISIDLAKEITQETDRIIKSFPEVDTVFGKAGRANSATDPAPLGMIETIITFKDKSVWREGMTYERLMQEMEEKLKIKGLINSWTYPIRGRIDMLLTGIRTPLGIKLYGDDNKILEEISSQIEQKLKTMPSTLNISADKSNSGYFLDVDIKQDSLSRYGLTKQNILDTISFGVGGLGVSTFIDGLKRHPISIRVNSNQRESIEKIKELKVKTKFGFLPIEMFAEIKYIESPSVIKSEKGMKVSFVYITPKSDVSADEYKSAAKDALQSIELPKGYYYEFAGQSEYLEAAKKRLAFIIPIVLLSIFVLIYFALKDVLNSLIVFSTLPFAILGGLLYIDYLGFNLSIAVVVGFLALLGIAAETAIVMIIYLEEAINEKISTHQEAIIRGSAGRLRPKLMTVFAILGGLIPIMYIHGVGSEVMQRIAAPMIGGIVTSAILTLLIIPLLYSIRKR; via the coding sequence ATGGTTGAAAAAGTAATAGATTTTAGCTCAAAAAATATATTTTTAGTTCTTATACTCTCAGCTATTTTAACTTTTGTGAGTATATTTAGTCTTAAAAACATCTCTCTTGATGCGCTCCCAGACCTCTCTCCTCCTCAGGTTATACTACAAGTCTCGTATGAGGGGCAGTCTCCTAAAATCATAGAAGAGCAGGTTTCATATCCGCTTATAAGCTCTTTGATGTCACTTCCAAATATTAAGACGATTAGAGCTATGAGTAGTTTTCAAAATGCTCTTATATATATAATATTTAAAGATGACACTGATATTTATGCAGCTAGAAGTAGGATACTAGAGCAACTCTCTTCAATACTTCCAACACTTCCTGAGGGTGCAAAAGTTAGCATGGGACCAGACGCTACGGGAGTAGGGTGGGCGTATCAGTATATATTGAAGTCAAATAAACTAAATCTCTCAGAATTAAGAGATTATCAAGATTACTACTTAAAGTATGGGCTCTTAGGTGTTGATGGTGTTAGTGAAGTGGCTGCTGTTGGGGGTTTTGTAAAGAATTATCAGCTTTTAATTGATCAAGATAAGATGGTTAAATATGATATAGGAATTGATGAGATAATCAATGCACTAAAGAAAAACAACCAAGATAAAGGTGGTGGTGTACTTTTAGAGAATGGTTATGAAAATATTATTCAAGCTCGTGGATATTTAACGAGTTTAGAAGATATGAAAAACATCACACTAAAGGTAAACGGTGTAACACCGCTAAGGCTCTTAGATATAGGTGAAGTTGTAGAAACTCCACAATCAAGACGAGGTGTTGCTGATTTTAATGGTGAGGGAGAAGTAGTCGGCGGTATAGTTTTGGTGCGATATAAAGAGAATACTTATGAAGTGATAAAAAAAATAAAAGCCAAAATAGAGACGCTAAAGAGTGAGGATGTAGAGATAATTACAACTTATGATAGAAGTAAACTCATAGATAAAGCTATCGATACACTCAAAAACACACTACTTGAAGAGTCTATTATTGTAATCATTATTACAACTCTTTTCTTATTTCATTTTAGAAGTGCTTTGGTTGTTATCATTGTGCTACCCATGACCATACTTCTTACTTTTTGGCTTATGAGTCTATTTGAGATAGGCTCAAATATTATGAGTTTGGGTGGCATCGCTATAGCCATTGGTGCCATGGTAGATGCTTCTATTGTTATGATAGAGAATGCCCATAAACACTTAAGTAAAAGTGATGGTACTAAGAGCAGAGTTGAAATAATCATAGACTCTTCAAAGCAGGTTGGTCGCCCAATATTTTTTGCTCTTATCCTTATCGTTGTCTCATTTTTACCAATATTTGCACTTGAGGGTCAAGAAGCTAGGCTCTTCTCGCCCTTAGCATATACAAAAACATTCGCCATGCTAATAGGTGCACTTTTATCTATCACTTTAGTGCCAGTTTTAATGATACTTTTTATAAAAGGAGATATCAAAAAAGAGGAGAGTAACTATATAAATAGATTTTTTATCTTTTTATATACTCCTTTGTTAAAACTATTTTTAAAATTAAAATACCTTGTTTTTGTTTTTCTCGTCATAGGTATAGCTTACATATACCCTCTTTACAATGCTCAAAAATGGGAGTTTATGCCACAACTCAATGAGCAAGATTTTATGTATATGCCAGTGACTCCTTATGGCATAAGCATTGATTTGGCAAAAGAGATTACTCAAGAGACGGATAGGATTATTAAAAGTTTTCCAGAAGTTGATACTGTTTTTGGTAAAGCAGGTAGAGCAAATAGTGCAACTGATCCAGCTCCGCTTGGCATGATAGAGACAATCATAACTTTTAAAGATAAATCTGTTTGGAGAGAGGGCATGACTTATGAGAGGCTCATGCAAGAGATGGAGGAGAAGCTAAAAATAAAAGGGTTGATTAACTCATGGACATATCCAATTAGAGGCAGAATAGATATGCTCTTAACAGGAATCCGCACACCGCTTGGGATTAAGCTTTATGGAGATGATAATAAAATCTTAGAAGAGATATCTTCACAAATAGAGCAGAAATTAAAAACTATGCCATCAACATTAAATATATCTGCCGATAAATCAAATAGCGGATATTTCTTAGATGTGGATATCAAACAAGATAGTTTATCACGATATGGACTTACAAAGCAAAACATACTAGATACTATCTCTTTTGGTGTTGGAGGTTTGGGAGTAAGTACTTTTATAGATGGTCTTAAGAGACACCCTATATCTATAAGAGTGAACTCAAATCAAAGAGAGAGTATTGAGAAGATAAAAGAGTTAAAGGTTAAAACAAAATTTGGTTTTTTACCAATTGAGATGTTTGCAGAGATTAAGTACATAGAGAGCCCTAGCGTTATAAAGAGCGAAAAAGGGATGAAGGTCTCATTTGTGTATATTACGCCAAAGAGTGATGTAAGTGCTGATGAGTATAAAAGTGCAGCTAAAGATGCACTGCAAAGTATAGAACTTCCAAAAGGGTACTATTATGAGTTTGCAGGGCAAAGCGAGTATTTAGAAGCGGCTAAAAAGAGACTGGCTTTTATCATCCCAATAGTTCTTCTTAGTATATTTGTTCTTATATATTTTGCTCTTAAAGATGTTCTCAATTCTCTTATTGTTTTCTCAACTCTGCCATTTGCAATTCTTGGTGGACTTTTATATATAGATTACCTTGGATTCAATCTCTCTATAGCAGTAGTTGTTGGCTTTTTAGCACTTCTTGGCATTGCTGCTGAGACAGCTATAGTTATGATTATTTATCTTGAAGAGGCTATAAATGAGAAAATATCTACACATCAAGAAGCTATAATTAGAGGCTCTGCAGGACGGTTAAGACCAAAGCTTATGACAGTTTTTGCAATTCTTGGTGGACTTATTCCTATCATGTATATTCATGGAGTAGGAAGTGAAGTTATGCAGCGTATTGCCGCACCTATGATTGGAGGAATTGTTACTTCTGCAATTTTGACGCTTCTTATTATTCCTTTGTTATACTCTATAAGAAAAAGATAG